One Vanessa cardui chromosome 17, ilVanCard2.1, whole genome shotgun sequence DNA window includes the following coding sequences:
- the LOC124536705 gene encoding actin-related protein 2/3 complex subunit 2 → MILLEINNRIIEETLSVKYKNALARLKPESIDVTLADFDGVLFHISNVNGDKTKVRVSISLKFYKQLEEHGADELLKRVYGPLLSEPESGYNVSILLDMENIPHDWEAIVKKVGLLKRNCFASVFERYFRLQEDGDVSHKRAVINYRQDETLYVEAQEDRVTVVFSTVFRHEDDIVIGKVFMQELKEGRRASHTAPQVLFSHKEPPLELLDTDAKVGENISYVTFVLFPRHTCEAARDNTIDLLHMFRDYLHYHIKCSKVYVHSRMRAKAGELLKVLNRARPASTARPAERKTITGRTFVRRD, encoded by the exons atgatCTTGCTAGAGATCAATAATAGAATTATAGAAGAAACACTATcagtcaaatataaaaatgcacTGGCGCG CTTAAAGCCTGAGTCTATAGATGTAACACTAGCAGATTTTGATGGAGTGCTGTTTCATATATCCAATGTCAATGGGGATAAAACCAAAGTTAGG GTTAGTATATCACTGAAGTTCTATAAGCAGTTAGAAGAGCATGGAGCAGATGAACTGCTTAAAAGGGTCTATGGGCCACTTCTCAGTGAACCTGAATCAG GTTACAATGTATCAATCCTGCTTGATATGGAGAACATTCCGCATGATTGGGAGGCGATTGTGAAAAAAGTGGGCTTGTTAAAGAGAAACTGCTTTGCGTCGGTTTTTGAACGCTACTTCCGGCTGCAGGAGGATGGCGATGTGAGCCACAAACGTGCCGTCATTAACTACCGACAAGATGAAACCCT ATACGTAGAGGCCCAGGAAGATCGCGTTACTGTGGTATTCTCTACAGTGTTCCGTCATGAGGACGATATAGTTATCGGCAAGGTGTTTATGCAAGAGCTTAAAGAGGGTCGGAGAGCGTCTCACACAGCGCCACAG gtTCTATTTTCACACAAAGAGCCGCCGTTAGAACTGCTGGACACGGATGCGAAAGTAGGCGAAAATATAAGTTATGTCACATTCG TGCTGTTCCCACGACACACGTGCGAGGCGGCGCGCGACAACACCATCGACCTCCTACACATGTTCCGCGACTACCTCCATTATCACATCAAGTGTTCTAAG GTGTACGTGCACTCACGCATGCGCGCCAAGGCGGGCGAGCTGCTCAAGGTGCTCAACCGCGCGCGCCCCGCCTCCACCGCGCGCCCCGCCGAGCGCAAGACCATCAC GGGGAGAACGTTCGTGAGACGAGACTGA
- the LOC124536798 gene encoding uncharacterized protein LOC124536798, producing the protein MAILSMRLWWVAAALLLVATNTQARNVTHEDIRDAMMSLVHMFRTSEDKLERHEYREKALGEQLKKMISGLEKKHRSLESMKGTISRLDDRLYNVENIFLQKEEREKQTQKKTNDALDEIQKSLQSLTATVAESLKKTTGTVELDNSLTTNQDPLSKRLDATDAKLDAVKQEIENLKNSLNKDSLRAMCLEVASDINPFERHISETEKLLNKYELKLNEYNGNATNVQPDFVPLSEVSLADEAWHSQMTEVMERQEKDIHKIQQLLSDAESMWKDLPHLADLQRTTNYTLEAIAELKNNLTGNQDKAVSKINMKLHEMGDRMVATNEDIQQSLTQGNTMSERAYNDIQHSYDTLRTELQAFSKNEHVMLQTADNVIATKKRIEYGVHQISLEVSELIRVQSNQLNKSISERFDSIQTALIQNQTYALNNLSSKIESDMSQVWRQIGVMYKQLTANRASLDKLTEQTVLYVNGSATTLGNMSDKVSTITTRMAEVDDNLNYLLGRLSLVTQEFTQIKTGLGDALEKAKSSFHKVKAELEDSGPGPHLTEN; encoded by the exons GCATGAAGACATCCGAGACGCCATGATGTCCTTAGTCCACATGTTCCGAACGTCAGAAGATAAGCTCGAACGACACGAGTACAGAGAGAAGGCTCTTGGAGAGCAGCTCAAGAAAATGATATCAGGCTTGGAGAAGAAACATCGGAGTCTGGAATCTATGAAAGGCACCATATCGAGACTAGACGATAGGCTTTATAATGTTGAAAACATATTCCTACAG AAAGAAGAAAGGGAAAAACAGACTCAGAAAAAAACCAATGACGCGTTAGatgaaatacaaaaatctttACAATCACTAACGGCAACCGTAGCAGAAAGTTTAAAGAAAACTACTGGGACAGTGGAACTAGACAACAGTTTGACCACAAACCAGGATCCACTGAGCAAACGTCTTGACGCTACGGATGCTAAATTAGATGCTGTTAAACAAGAAATCGAAAATTTGAAGAACAGTTTAAATAAG GATTCCTTGAGAGCTATGTGTTTAGAAGTTGCTTCGGATATAAACCCATTCGAACGGCATATATCTGAAACCGAGAAACTACTCAACAAGTACGAACTGAAGTTAAACGAGTACAATGGCAACGCCACTAATGTTCAGCCTGATTTCGTTCCTCTGAGTGAGGTCTCGCTTGCTGACGAAGCCTGGCACAGCCAAATGACCGAGG TTATGGAGCGTCAAGAAAAAGATATTCACAAGATACAGCAACTATTGTCAGACGCTGAGAGTATGTGGAAGGACTTACCACATCTTGCAGATTTACAACGTACAACCAACTACACACTGGAGGCGATTGCTGAGTTGAAAAACAACCTAACAGGGAATCAAGACAAAG CTGTGTCCAAAATAAACATGAAGTTGCACGAAATGGGCGACAGGATGGTGGCCACCAACGAAGACATCCAGCAGAGCCTCACGCAAGGCAACACTATGAGCGAGCGCGCCTACAACGACATACAACACAGCTACGACACGCTGCGCACTGAG TTACAAGCATTCTCCAAGAACGAGCACGTTATGTTGCAAACAGCGGACAACGTAATAGCTACCAAGAAACGCATCGAGTACGGTGTTCATCAAATATCTTTAGAAGTCAGCGAACTCATAAGGGTTCAGAGTAACCAGTTGAATAAATCCATCAGTGAAAG ATTCGATAGCATCCAAACGGCTCTGATTCAAAATCAGACGTACGCGCTCAATAATTTGAGCTCGAAGATCGAGTCGGACATGTCGCAGGTGTGGCGCCAGATCGGCGTCATGTACAAGCAGCTCACCGCCAACCGCGCCTCGCTGGACAAACTCACC GAACAAACGGTGTTATACGTTAATGGAAGTGCGACTACGTTAGGAAACATGAGCGACAAG GTGAGCACAATTACTACACGTATGGCAGAAGTGGATGACAATTTGAACTATTTGTTAGGGCGATTGTCTCTGGTGACTCAGGAATTTACTCAGATCAAGACGGGACTCGGTGATGCATTAGAAAAAGCTAAAAGTAGCTTCCATAAAGTTAAAGCTGAATTAGAAG aTAGTGGACCCGGTCCTCACCTCACAGAAAACTAA
- the LOC124536799 gene encoding UPF0047 protein YjbQ, translating to MASNRGIQIGSAWFQRKLNLRPQHRGVHLVTEEILKQVPELSQFAVGLCHIQIMHTSASLALNESWDPDVRDDMEMMLNKIVPEGLPYRHSCEGPDDMPAHVKACFLGSSLTIPITDGKLNLGTWQGVWLCEHRNHAGSRKVVVTLSGCPRDSPLSPVSAASCSS from the exons atggcCTCGAATCGAGGAATTCAGATTGGATCCGCGTGGTTTCAACGGAAGCTCAACTTGAGGCCGCAGCACCGGGGCGTGCACCTCGTTACGGAGGAGATCCTGAAGCAGGTGCCTGAGTTGTCACAGTTTGCGGTCGGTCTCTGCCATATCCAAA TAATGCATACATCAGCGAGCCTTGCGCTCAACGAGAGCTGGGATCCCGATGTCAGAGACGACATGGAAATGATGCTCAATAAAATTGTGCCAGAAGGTCTTCCGTATCGCCACTCGTGCGAAGGCCCCGATGACATG cCTGCACATGTAAAAGCTTGCTTCCTGGGTTCGTCGCTGACGATTCCAATCACAGATGGAAAGTTGAACTTGGGTACTTGGCAAGGAGTCTGGCTGTGTGAACATCGGAACCATGCTGGTAGCCGGAAG GTGGTGGTAACTCTTTCGGGTTGCCCGCGAGACTCCCCGTTGTCGCCGGTGTCGGCCGCGTCGTGCTCCAGTTAG
- the LOC124536637 gene encoding serine/threonine-protein kinase mTOR, translated as MSNQVTAFVAGLKSRNVDIQTKTARELYHFAKTELREVPQEELTQFLDEFNHQIFEMVSSNDVHEKKGGVLAIVCLIGGDCDTTKTRITRFANYLRNLLPSSDVGVMELAAKTVGRLATVSGVKRAEYVEFEVKRAFEWLSEERNEGRRHSAVLLLKEMAIAMPTYFYQQVSGFFDHILIALKDPKQQIREAAAKALRAGLVVTAQRETAKQSTAKPQWYMQCYEEAMSSFEEIPIKEKGITKEDRVHGGLLILNELLRCSNAAWERKYTYLMRSLDTQKDITVSDDIIFISSKLHSPSVKRGYLCDGFKTENVQYPVPIYESEVCKKLLTEKIERTCQDVMSQRLLKTQGVPQILLIIIPRLAAFNKELFLKKYLNSTMHYLITSIKSREKDRNMAFTTLGLMAAAIEGDIKTFIPRIMDVIKQALPNIRDTQSKKRMWIDPSIFACITLLSSAVKDLVISDIKELLDAMFASGLSPSLTICLKELSQNLPTLREEISEGLLNMLSQVLRNKPFLHPGVPRNLEQQSNMSLVIELQDTANIVLALRTLGTFQFEGQHSLLTFVRRCADHFLQSEQQEVRVEAVKTAAKLLAVATARTVKTPSRTLTMLTAEVVGKMLVVSVTDPDYEVRYWVLESLTKIFDTHLAQIENLSFLFIAMNDEHLEIRELAICTIGRLSIVNPAYVMPGLRKILIQFLTELEHSGMSRNKEQAARMLDNLILHAPKLVKPYMETILNVLVPKLKEPDLNPGVVISVLKAVGDLADVHGDNTGLKKCLPELLTILLDLLSDASATDKRSVALWAFGQLISATGHVVTPYTEYPNLMDVLLNFLKTEQQPKDRRETIRVLGLLGALDPYKHKMTRGLIDGKPDSSLVPVADSKAEENNFDMTTSEMLVNMSSPVLDEYYPAIVISTLMRILRDPTLQQHHTSVVQAVTFIFQSLGIKCVPYISRVTPSLLYVARATDNNNFREFLFTQLAKLIAIVKQHIRNYLDKIFDLIKEFWTPNSPLQSTLILLVEHIAIALGSEFKVYLPQLMPQILRVLAHDTSKDRVVTEKLLFALQKFEDNLDDYMHLVIPSIVKLFDASDCPIPVAKVAMETVDYLSDSLNYSELVSRIIHPLVRSLDTCYTLRTTAMDTLCALIIQLGRKYNDFIPLVQKVIVKHRIQHQNYELLLSKLQSNSTLAVDDFLQSTRRKPRNNNQEARIVACDSSQSIRKLYVNAHSLKVAWTVSSRVSKDDWLEWLRRFSIGLLTESHSPALRACLALAHNYSQLLRDLFNAAFVSCWTELDNTSRTELSNALEQALTAPDAPELAHTVLNLAEFMEHCEGGALPISTHLLGERAMHCRAYAKALHYKEEEFRNGATSQVVEALIHINNKLQQKEAAEGLLERVMAQREADDAKLKVQIRWYEKLHNWEKALNLYGEKLVGDDENTESYLGEMRCFEALGEWVKLYHTVSKRWVKMSDDEKFKSARLAAASAWGLNEWESMTNYVNFLPENSQDGAFYRAVLNIHNEDYDVSKLYIDQARTILDSELTAVAGESYQRAYGALVNAQLLAELEEVITYKLVPERRESIRQAWWTRLQGGQRLVEDWRKILQVRSLVLTPQEDMATWLKFASLCRKSGAPRQAHTTLVMLLGIDPSKNRDMPLPAHEPRLTLAYAKHLWVAGDKQLAYDQLQRYVETVDTGDAEQCRLLARCHLKLGSWCESLLGINKHSIPEILRNYSAATTLSSDWYKAWHAWAYMNFETVLFYKHQEADMSNPEEIKAAAEYIQTHTVPAVEGFFKSINLSHGSSLQDTLRLLTLWFDYGHHPAVHEALVEGIRTIEINVWLQVIPQLIARIDTPRALVGKLIHSLLIDIGKSHPQALVYPLTVASKSSFVDRKNAANQILKSMCTHSNNLVNQAAMISEELIRVAILWHEQWHEALEEASRLYFSEHDVKAMFKTLEPLHAMLERGPKTLKEISFSQAYGRDLNEAQEWCNRFKDSGLVRDLNQAWDLYYHVFRRISRQLPQLTSLELQYVSPNLLNCRDLELAVPGSYVPDQDLIRIAHIQSSLQVITSKQRPRRLCIRGSNGKDYMFLLKGHEDLRQDERVMQLFGLVNTLLQADPDTFRRDLAIQRYAVIPLSTNSGLIGWVPHCDTLHSLIRDYRDKRKILLNIEHRIMQRMASDLERLMLMQKVEVFEHALEHTAGDDLAKLLWLKSPSSEVWFERRTNYTRSLAVMSMVGYILGLGDRHPSNIMLDRVTGKFLHIDFGDCFEVAVTRDKFPEKIPFRLTRMLINAMEVTGIEGTYRRTCESVMEVLHRHKDSVMAVLEAFVYDPLLNWRLIDAGRRSRADDAGADASPPDAEPPAETNLNKRALAIVNRVRDKLTGRDFTHIDDASVSVQKQVDLLIQQATSNENLCQCYVGWCPFW; from the exons atgtcTAATCAAGTGACCGCCTTCGTCGCGGGATTAAAATCTAGAAATGTGGATATTCAGACGAAAACGGCACGAGAACTATACCACTTCGCTAAAACTGAACTTCGCGAAGTACCCCAAGAAGAGCTTACTCAATTTCTTGATGaatttaatcatcaaattttCGAAATGGTTTCCAGTAATGATGTCCATGAGAAAAAGGGTGGAGTGTTGGCTATag TCTGCCTTATTGGAGGTGATTGTGATACTACAAAAACAAGAATCACAAGATTTGCTAATTACTTGAGAAACTTATTGCCTTCCTCTGATGTGGGTGTTATGGAACTTGCTGCTAAAACAGTAGGCCGTCTCGCTACTGTTTCTGGAGTAAAAAGAGCTGAGTATGTAGAGTTTGAAGTTAAAAGGGCCTTTGAATGGTTATCAGAAGAGAGAAATGAGGGTAGGCGACATTCAGCtgtgttattattaaaagaaatggcTATAGCTATGCCGACATACTTTTATCAACAAGTCTCAGGTTTTTTTGatcatattttaattgcttTGAAAGATCCTAAACAACAAATTAGGGAAGCAGCTGCTAAAGCTCTGAGAGCTGGCTTAGTAGTAACGGCTCAAAGAGAAACAGCAAAGCAATCAACTGCTAAACCTCAATGGTATATGCAGTGTTATGAAGAAGCCATGTCTTCATTTGAAGAAATACcaataaaagaaaaaggaaTCACTAAAGAAGATAGAGTTCATGGTGGTCTTCTTATCCTTAATGAACTGTTAAGATGTTCAAATGCTGCATGGGAAAGAAAATATACCTATCTTATGCGCAGTCTGGATACACAAAAAGATATCACTGTGTcagatgatattatttttataagttccAAGCTACATAGTCCGTCTGTAAAAAGAGGCTACTTGTGTGATGGGTTCAAAACTGAAAATGTACAGTATCCAGTTCCAATATATGAGTCAGAAGTTTGTAAAAAATTGTTAACTGAAAAAATAGAAAGGACCTGTCAAG ATGTGATGTCTCAGAGACTTCTTAAAACACAGGGAGTTCcacaaatacttttaataataattccaagATTGGCAgcatttaataaagaattatttttaaagaaatatctcAACTCTACTATGCATTATCTTATAACATCAATTAAAAGTAGGGAAAAAGATAGAAACATGGCATTTACTACATTGGGGTTGATGGCAGCTGCCATTGAAGgtgatattaaaacttttattccTAGGATAATGGATGTGATAAAACAAGCCTTACCTAATATCAGAGATACTCAGAGTAAAAAGAGAATGTGGATTGATCCATCTATATTTGCATGTATAACATTACTCAGCAGTGCTGTGAAGGATCTCGTTATTAGTGACATCAAAGAACTATTGGATGCAATGTTTGCATCTGGTCTAAGTCCATCGCTAACAATTTGCTTAAAAGAGTTGAGCCAAAACTTACCTACATTGAGAGAAGAAATTTCAGAGGGACTTTTAAATATGCTTTCTCAAGTTTTACGAAACAAGCCATTCTTACATCCTGGAGTGCCAAGGAATTTGGAGCAGCAGAGTAATATGAGTCTAGTGATAGAGCTTCAAGATACTGCAAACATTGTTCTTGCATTAAGAACACTTGGGACATTCCAATTTGAGGGTCAACATAGTTTACTCACATTCGTAAGACGTTGCGCCGACCACTTCCTACAAAGTGAGCAACAAGAAGTTAGAGTGGAAGCAGTAAAAACAGCGGCTAAATTATTGGCAGTTGCTACAGCACGAACTGTTAAAACTCCATCTAGAACTCTGACCATGCTAACTGCTGAAGTTGTTGGTAAAATGTTAGTTGTATCAGTTACAGACCCAGACTATGAAGTAAGGTATTGGGTTTTGGAGTCTctaactaaaatatttgataccCATTTGGCACAAATAGAAAATTTAAGTTTCCTCTTCATTGCTATGAATGACGAGCACTTAGAAATACGAGAATTAGCAATTTGTACAATTGGTCGACTTAGTATTGTGAACCCTGCGTATGTAATGCCAGGTCTtcgaaaaattttaatacagtttttaaCAGAACTAGAACATTCGGGGATGAGTCGAAACAAGGAACAGGCAGCCAGAATGTTAGATAATCTTATTTTGCATGCACCTAAACTTGTAAAACCGTATATGGAAACTATCTTAAATGTTCTTGTTCCAAAGTTAAAAGAACCTGATTTAAATCCTGGAGTAGTAATCAGTGTTTTAAAAGCTGTAGGTGATTTGGCTGATGTTCATGGTGATAATACTGgacttaaaaaatgtttaccaGAACTTTTGACAATTCTTCTTGATTTGCTTTCTGACGCCAGTGCTACTGATAAGAGAAGTGTCGCTCTGTGGGCATTTGGACAACTGATAAGTGCTACGGGCCATGTGGTTACACCATACACTGAATATCCGAATCTAATGGATGTTTTACTGAATTTCTTAAAAACTGAACAACAACCTAAGGACAGACGTGAAACAATTCGAGTTTTGGGCCTTCTTGGGGCCTTAGATCCTTACAAACATAAGATGACAAGAGGTTTGATTGATGGTAAACCAGATTCTAGCTTAGTACCGGTTGCTGATAGCAAAGCTGAAGAAAACAACTTTGATATGACCACAAGTGAAATGTTAGTGAACATGTCTTCACCAGTTCTTGATGAATACTATCCAGCTATCGTTATTTCTACTCTTATGCGTATCCTTCGGGATCCAACGCTCCAACAACATCACACAAGTGTAGTTCAAGCTGTGACGTTTATATTTCAATCACTGGGCATAAAATGCGTTCCCTACATCTCCCGCGTAACACCAAGTCTTCTGTACGTTGCTCGCGCGactgataacaataattttcgAGAATTTCTTTTTACACAGCTAGCAAAGCTTATAGCTATTGTCAAGCAACATATTCGTAACTATTTGGATAAAATATTTGATCTAATAAAAGAGTTTTGGACTCCTAATAGTCCTTTGCAATCTACTTTAATATTGCTAGTTGAACACATAGCTATAGCACTTGGATCGGAGTTCAAAGTATACTTGCCGCAATTGATGCCTCAAATACTACGAGTTCTTGCTCACGATACCAGTAAAGATAGAGTTGTCACAGAGAAACTCCTATTTGCTTTACAAAAGTTTGAAGACAATCTTGACGACTACATGCATTTAGTAATTCCatcaattgtaaaattatttgacGCTTCTGACTGTCCTATTCCAGTGGCTAAAGTAGCCATGGAAACAGTCGATTACCTATCGGATTCCTTGAATTATAGCGAACTCGTTTCTAGGATAATACACCCTCTTGTAAGGAGCTTAGATACATGCTATACTTTAAGAACTACAGCCATGGATACTCTGTGCGCTCTTATTATACAACTCGGAAGGAAGTACAATGATTTTATTCCACTTGTTCAAAAAGTCATCGTTAAGCACAGAATACAACATCAGAATTACGAACTTTTGCTTTCAAAATTGCAGTCAAATTCTACTTTAGCTGTTGATGATTTTTTGCAAAGTACTAGACGAAAGCctagaaataataatcaagag gCCCGTATAGTAGCTTGCGATTCCTCACAATCCATCCGTAAACTATACGTCAATGCTCATAGCTTAAAAGTAGCTTGGACGGTCAGTAGCAGAGTATCAAAGGATGATTGGCTGGAATGGTTGCGACGTTTCAGCATCGGACTACTGACAGAATCACATAGCCCAGCATTGAG ggcATGTCTGGCTCTGGCACATAATTACTCCCAGTTACTACGTGACCTATTCAACGCAGCGTTTGTTTCTTGCTGGACGGAATTGGATAATACATCGCGAACAGAATTATCGAATGCCTTGGAACAGGCATTGACGGCTCCTGATGCGCCAGAATTAGCACACACCGTGTTAAACCTAGCTGAATTTATGGAACATTGTGAAGGCGGCGCACTACCGATTTCTACACACCTGCTCGGAGAAAGAGCTATGCATTGCAGAGCATATGCCAAAGCGCTTCATTATAAG GAAGAAGAGTTTCGTAACGGTGCTACATCACAGGTTGTAGAGGCTTTGATACATATTAACAACAAGTTACAACAAAAAGAAGCAGCTGAAGGCTTACTTGAACGAGTAATGGCTCAACGTGAAGCTGATGATGCGAAGTTAAAAGTACAGATTAGATGGTATGAAAAATTGCATAATTGGGAAAAAGCGTTGAACTTATATGGAGAGAAACTAGTTGGAGATGATGAAAACACGGAATCATATCTCGGCGAAATGCGATGCTTTGAAGCATTGGGTGAATGGGTCAAACTGTACCACACAGTTTCCAAACGCTGGGTAAAGATGAGTGATGATGAAAAATTCAAATCGGCCAGGTTAGCTGCTGCCTCTGCTTGGGGCTTGAATGAATGGGAATCAATGACTAATTATGTTAACTTTTTACCGGAAAATTCGCAAGATGGTGCTTTCTACAGAGCTGTTCTTAATATTCATAATGAAGATTACGATGTCTCCAAACTGTACATAGACCAAGCACGAACAATTTTAGATTCCGAATTGACCGCAGTCGCCGGAGAAAGTTATCAGAGGGCTTACGGGGCTTTAGTAAATGCGCAATTACTCGCCGAATTAGAGGAAGTCATCACGTATAAATTGGTTCCCGAAAGACGAGAGTCTATTAGACAAGCTTGGTGGACAAGACTTCAAGGTGGACAAAGATTAGTTGAAGACTGGCGCAAAATTCTTCAAGTTCGTAGTTTAGTACTAACGCCACAAGAAGATATGGCCACTTGGTTGAAATTTGCTTCACTTTGCAGAAAAAGTGGAGCACCACGCCAGGCTCACACAACCCTAGTCATGCTTCTCGGTATAGATCCAAGCAAAAATCGTGATATGCCACTTCCGGCCCATGAGCCGAGGTTAACTCTCGCTTACGCAAAACATCTGTGGGTCGCTGGTGACAAGCAACTAGCTTATGATCAGTTGCAGCGCTATGTAGAGACCGTTGACACAGGAGATGCAGAACAATGTCGCCTATTGGCTCGTTGTCATTTAAAATTGGGTTCTTGGTGCGAATCTTTGTTAGGCATCAATAAACACTCGATTCCTGAGATTCTGCGCAATTATTCCGCTGCGACCACTCTTTCGTCCGATTGGTATAAAGCTTGGCACGCATGGGCTTACATGAATTTTGAAACTGTCCTCTTTTACAAGCATCAAGAGGCTGATATGTCCAACCCAGAAGAGATCAAAGCTGCAGCGGAGTACATACAAACCCACACTGTACCGGCAGTTGAAGGGTTCTTTAAATCGATTAATTTGTCCCATGGTAGTTCGCTTCAAGATACGTTAAGATTGCTCACGCTATGGTTTGATTATGGACACCATCCCGCTGTTCATGAAGCTCTCGTAGAAGGTATAAgaactattgaaataaatgtgtGGCTTCAGGTAATACCTCAACTCATAGCAAGGATCGACACTCCAAGAGCTTTAGTAGGAAAACTTATTCACTCATTATTGATAGATATCGGCAAATCTCATCCCCAAGCTCTAGTGTACCCTTTGACGGTGGCGTCGAAGTCGTCATTCGTAGACCGCAAGAATGCAGCTAATCAAATTTTGAAATCAATGTGTACTCATTCAAACAACTTGGTCAATCAAGCCGCTATGATATCTGAGGAGCTAATCAGAGTTGCTATATTATGGCACGAACAGTGGCATGAGGCCTTGGAAGAAGCTTCTAGATTATATTTCAGCGAACATGACGTTAAGGCTATGTTCAAGACCTTGGAACCTCTACACGCGATGTTAGAGAGAGGTCCGAAAacattaaaagaaatttcttttagcCAAGCTTATGGACGAGATCTCAATGAAGCCCAAGAGTGGTGCAATCGGTTTAAG GATTCGGGCCTTGTACGAGATTTGAATCAGGCCTGGGACCTGTACTACCACGTGTTCCGCCGCATTAGCCGGCAGCTGCCGCAGCTGACGTCGCTGGAGCTGCAGTACGTGAGCCCGAACTTGCTCAACTGCCGCGACCTGGAACTGGCCGTGCCCGGTTCGTACGTGCCCGACCAAGATCTCATACGCATTGCGCATATACAAAGCAGTTTACAG GTGATAACATCTAAGCAACGACCACGCCGGCTTTGCATTCGCGGCTCCAACGGTAAAGACTACATGTTCCTCCTCAAAGGTCACGAAGACCTACGTCAGGACGAGCGGGTAATGCAACTATTCGGCCTCGTCAACACCTTGCTACAGGCCGATCCCGACACCTTCAGAAGAGACCTGGCCATACAAAGATATGCAGTGATCCCTCTTTCCACTAATTCCGGCTTGATCGGCTGGGTCCCACACTGTGACACTCTACACTCGCTGATAAGAGACTACAGAGATAAAAGGAAGATATTGCTTAATATTGAACATCGGATTATGCAAAGAATGGCGTCAGATTTGGAGAGATTGATGTTGATGCAAaag GTGGAAGTTTTCGAGCATGCTCTTGAGCACACAGCCGGGGACGACCTTGCTAAATTGTTATGGCTGAAGAGCCCTTCATCGGAGGTTTGGTTCGAACGGCGCACGAACTACACGCGCTCGCTGGCCGTGATGAGCATGGTGGGCTACATCCTGGGCCTCGGCGACCGTCATCCCTCGAACATAATGCTCGATAGAGTCACTGGAAAGTTCTTACACATTGATTTCGGTGATTGCTTTGAAGTAGCCGTCACGAGGGATAAATTCCCGGAGAAAATACCATTTAGGCTGACGAGGATGCTTATCAATGCGATGGAG GTGACCGGCATCGAGGGCACGTACCGGCGCACGTGCGAGTCGGTGATGGAGGTGCTGCACCGGCACAAGGACAGCGTGATGGCGGTGCTGGAGGCGTTCGTGTACGACCCGCTGCTCAACTGGCGGCTCATCGACGCGGGGCGGCGCTCGCGCGCGGACGACGCGGGCGCGGACGCGTCGCCGCCGGACGCCGAGCCGCCCGCCGAGACGAACCTCAACAAGCGCGCGCTGGCCATCGTCAACCGCGTGCGCGACAAGCTCACGGGCCGCGACTTCACGCACATCGACGACGCCAGCGTGTCCGTGCAGAAGCAGGTCGACCTGCTCATCCAGCAGGCCACCAGCAACGAGAACCTGTGCCAGTGCTACGTCGGCTGGTGCCCGTTTTGGTAG
- the LOC124537105 gene encoding cytidine deaminase-like, with amino-acid sequence MDNFKIVDFSSLGEEIKCLLHDAVEIRKRAYCPYSNFAVGAAILTEDGSKVYTGCNIENSTLTPCICAERAAVPKAVCDGYVHFKAVAVVAYQKDSFTAPCGVCRQTLSEFCGSDGDIQVYLSRPTLDKVLCTKLSELLPLSFVSYKKDSIVEK; translated from the exons ATGgataatttcaaaattgtcGACTTTAGTTCTTTGG gcgaggaaataaaatgtttattacatgACGCCGTGGAGATTCGGAAACGAGCTTACTGTCCATACTCGAACTTCGCAGTGGGTGCAGCGATTCTCACAGAAGACGGTTCAAAAGTGTATACAGGATGTAATATAGAAAATTCAACGCTCACGCCATGTATCTGCGCCGAGAGGGCGGCCGTGCCGAAAGCTGTTTGCGACGGCTACGTGCACTTCAAAGCGGTGGCGGTGGTCGCCTATCAGAAGGACAGCTTCACGGCGCCCTGCGGTGTGTGCAGACAAACTCTAAGCGAATTCTGTGGTTCCGATGGTGACATTCAAGTGTATTTGAGCAGACCGACTCTGGATAAAGTCCTGTGTACGAAGTTATCTGAATTGTTACCACTCTCATTCGTCAGTTACAAAAAGGACAGTATTGTCGAGAAATGA